The region CGTGAATGCATGCATACGGCACGCGGCAAGCAACACATCGATTCTTATAACTTCTTGAGGAGCGGAGACATGAGCAACAACTACAGTACAAGCGCCGAGATCGGCAACGGACCGGCACAACCCACGACCGAACGACCGGGCCTGCAGAAAATCATCCGCGCGGGCGTGGCCGGCGGTCTCGCGGGAGCGGTGATCATCTGGATCTACGAAGCGCTGATCTGGGTCGGCGCGCAGCATCTGATGCCGCTCGCCGGCATTCCGCGCAACGCAACCGGCCTCGTGTTCGGCAAGGACGTGCAGGATTCGCTCGGCATCTGGGCGTATTTTCTCGGCACCGCGATTCACTTCGTCTTCGCGACCGGCTGGGGGATCCTGTTCGCCGCGATCTGGCCATCCTTCCGCCGACGCGGTTACGAAGCGACGTTCGTCGCGCTGTTCTACGCGATGTTCGCGTGGATCGTGATGCACGTCGCGATCATGATCGCATCGACCAATCATCCGAACTACTACGACCCCGCCGTGATCATCGGCGGCTTCATGTCGCACTTCTGCTTCACCGTGCCGCTCGCGTTGATCATCAAGCGCAAGCTCGCCGCGAACTGAACCAGTAGAACGTATAGATCCGGGGACGACATGAAAACAAAACTCGTAGCCATCCTGACTGTTGTTTCAGCGACGACGGCGATGACGGAACAGGCCCATGCGCAATCGTCGATCACGCTGTACGGTGTACTCGACGTATTCGGCGGCTATCAGTCGGCGAAGGTCGGCGGCAGCAACAAGTCGCTGGCGGTACTCGGCAGCAACGGCGAGATGACGAGCCGCTGGGGTCTGCGTGGAACCGAAGACCTCGGCGGCGGATACCGCACCACGTTCGATCTGGAGAGCGGCTTCGATCCCACCACGGGTACGCAACAGAATGCGTACCGCTTCTTCGACCGGCAGGCGTGGATCGGCATCTCGGCACCGTATGGGGAATTTCGTTTCGGTCGGCAGAATACGCCGATGTTCGGATGGAGCGGCAACCTCGACGCGTTCAGCGCGGCCACCTACGGTTCGGGCTACAACAACTTCGCGAACTGGCTCGCGCGGGTCGACAACGACATCAGCTATATCTCGCCGAAAATCGCCAATACGCAGCTCGAAGCGCACTACTCGGTCGGCGGAAAGGCAGGCACGCTGGCCGGCAATGCGGTTTATCAGGTGGGCGTGCAGACGAACCAGGGGCCGGTCTATCTCGCGTTCGCCTACCTGAACGCGGCCAACGCGACGAACACGAACCGCGTGCAGGAAATCATGGCCGGCGGCAACGTCGACTACGGCAGCGGCC is a window of Paraburkholderia flava DNA encoding:
- a CDS encoding porin, which encodes MKTKLVAILTVVSATTAMTEQAHAQSSITLYGVLDVFGGYQSAKVGGSNKSLAVLGSNGEMTSRWGLRGTEDLGGGYRTTFDLESGFDPTTGTQQNAYRFFDRQAWIGISAPYGEFRFGRQNTPMFGWSGNLDAFSAATYGSGYNNFANWLARVDNDISYISPKIANTQLEAHYSVGGKAGTLAGNAVYQVGVQTNQGPVYLAFAYLNAANATNTNRVQEIMAGGNVDYGSGRVYLAWFRANDVISATTGNALSNPAGKYDPTVGPVGNTAGNYHSTYSVSADYRVSPFLSVGAGYAWIKDSSSLGNNARQMSAIVNYDLSKRTRLYGVVSRLNNSGTAQFKMAGASITTGSFLTPDAGQNETGVQIGIRHLF